CCTTGCGGATCCGGTACATCCACAGGCCCACGAACAGCGCGATGGGAACCGTGCAGGCGATGGTGAACAGCCCCCACGACGAGCCGGGGACGTGCCACAGCGTGCCGTCCGGCCGCACCAGCGTCTCGCCGCCCAGCGCCTTGACCACGACCAGGCCCAGCCCGGCCAGCGCATTGACGATGATGAACAGGATGGCGATGGCGGCCGTGCCGCCGGCCACGGGCCCAATCTCCACGCGCGCGATCTCGGCCAGCGAACGCCCGTTGCGCCGCACCGAGAAGGCGAGGATCAGGAAGTCCTGCACCGCGCCGGCCAGCACCACGCCGATCACCAGCCAGAGCAGCCCCGGCAGGAAGCCGAACTGCGCCGCCAGCACCGGGCCCACCAGCGGGCCCGCCCCGCTGATCGCCGCGAAATGGTGGCCGAACAGCACCCATTTGTGCGTGGGATGGTAGTTCTGGTGATCGTTCAGGCGGATGGCCGGTGTTTCCCGCGTGTCGTCGAGCACCGCGACCTTGGCGGCCAGGAACGCGGAATAGTACCGGTACGCGATGGCGTACACGCACAACACGAAGATCAGCAGCGGCAGGGCGTGGATCTGGATGTTCATGGGGGCGCAGTCTACAGCGCGGCCCGGCGGCGCGTCAATCGGTTCGGCGCCCGCCCCCCCGGCCCTACCCGCGCTTCACCAGCGACATCATCACCGGCAGGTCCGCCTTCGTGAGCGCCCGCGTGAGCAGGACCGCCGGCACGTACAGCAGCACGGCCAGGCCGATGACCGTGAACGTCGGCCCGACGCCCGCGTCGATGGGCAGGGCCAGCCAGGTGGTGCCCCAGCGGGGCATCAGCAGCTGCGCCAGGCCCGAGGTGCAGATCCAGGTCGCCAGCAACGCCACGGTGGCGTTGAACAGCGAGCGCATGATGGGCAGCTGCAGCCCGGCCCGCCGGATGTAGTACCAGTGCATCAGCGTGCTGACGGCCTGGCTGGCCACCACCGCGACGCTGGCGCCCATGTAGCCGTACCGGGGAATGGCCAGGACGTTGACCACGAGGTTGAAGGTCAGCGAGACGAGGGCGATGACGACGAACGAGCGCTCCCGCCCGGCGGTGTAGAGCATCCGGTTCAGCACGCTGGTCGCCGCGATGAACGGCATGCCCCAGATCACGACCCGGAAGACGCGGATGGAATCGGTGAACCCGGCCTCGCCCTTCACCAGCCACATCGTGACGGGCTCGGCGGCCAGCATGAACAGGAGCGTGACCGGCATCACCAGCAGGTGCAGGTAGCGCAGTGCACGTTCGCTCACGCGCTCCATGCCGCCCTCGTCCTTGGCGGCGCGCAGCAGCGTCGGGAACATCGCCGTGGCGAACAATCCCGGCAGGTAGGAGAGGAAATCGAGCGCACGGTGCCCGTTCGTGTACACGGCGACGGCATCGCGGTCCATGATCGCGCGCAGCAGGGGCGTGTCGATCTTGTAGTAGAGCACGCCGAACGTCGACGCCAGGAAGATGGGCCAGGCCAGCGTCAGCAGTCCGCGCGACTGCGCCGCCTTCACCAGGTCGCGACCGGGCGGGTTGAGGATCCAGGGGCCGGTCCCGCGCAGCATCAGCGGCACCATCACCGCCAGCCGCACGACGCGGCTGGCCACGTTGGCCCACATCACACCCATGAGTCCGTAGCCGGCGTCGAGCCACCACCAGGCCAGGCCGAAGTAGGCGATCGCCGAGGCGATCTGCCCCCACATCTGCGAGACCACGCGGTCGTGTGCCTGCAGCACGGCATCGCAGGCCATGGCCGAGGCCTCGATGAACACACCCAGACCCATGATGTACAGGGCGTTGCGTTCGAGCTGCTCGAAGCCCGACACGACCGCGTAGACGTACAGGCCGACGAAACACAGGAACGCCAGACCCAGGCGGATCTTCAGCGCGGCCCACATCACCGGCATGGTCATGGTGCGCTCGCGGGTCACCTCGCGGGTGATCAGCGTGCCCAGGCCGTAGTTGGCGATCACCAGCATGATGGTCGAGACGTCGGTGGCCAGGTTCGCGATGGCCATGCCGTCGGTGCCGAGGATCGGCGCCATCTTGCGGTACACGAAGATGGCGAGGATGCGCCCGGTGAACAGCCCGATGGTCAGGTACAGCGTGTTGCGGGCGACCGTGCGGGTCGAGGTCAAGTCGGTCTCCAGACGGCGGTGTGGCCGGGTCGTTCCCCGTTGCGGCGCATGCTACCCCAGGATGGGGGGCCGCGACCAGCATTCAGGTTAAATTGCGGCCGTTGTGACCTTTGCGTGAGACTGCGTCCATATAATCTGAGTTCAAGGCCGATTTCCTGAACCCGCGCGCTGCGCCGAGGTGCCGTTCATGACCCGATCCAACCGGGTGCCGTCCGCTTCGTTCCCGTCGGCGATCCTCGTCGCGGCCCTCACCTTTGCGACACTCGCCCCGGCCGCCCGGACCGCGCATGCCGCCCCGGCCCCGCTGCGCGACTACGTCCCGGCCCAGGCAGGGTACCGCCCGCAGGCGAACCCGGTCGCCACGTTCGCGCCCGGTCGCGTGTTGATCAAGTTCACGCCGGCGGCGCTGCGCCAGGCCTCGTTCGCGGCGCCTGCCGACAAGGGCGGCGCCGTGGCCGGGGCCCGCACGGGGCTGGCCTCGCTCGACGGGCTGCTTCGCGGCGCGGGCGTCTCGCGCCTGGAGCGCGTGCTGGTCAACGTGGCCGACAAGGCGGCCAGGGCCGAAGCGGCCACCGACCGCTGGTATGCCGCCACCGTGGCCGCGGACACCGACCTGCCGCATCTCGCGGAGCAACTCGCCGCCGACCCGAACCTCGAAGCGGTGGAACTGGACTGGTACGTGTTCCCGGCCACCGTTCCCAACGACCCGAACCAGGCCGCCAACTGGGGCCACGACAACACCGCGCAGTTGCCCGCCTACGGCTGGGGCACCACCTGGAACCACACCGGGGCCGGCGTCGGCACCGTCGGCTTCGACACGAACGCCCGGTACGCCTGGGGCGGCACGCAGGGCTACGGCAATGCGGACGTCATCATCGCCATCATCGACAGCGGCGTCGACACCGCGCATCCCGACCTGCTGCGCGTGCCCGGGTACGACTTCGGCTCGAACGACGGCAACCCCCACGACGAGGGCGCCGCCGCCGGCCACGGCACCTGCTGCGCCGGCGTTGCCGCGGCCGTCGCCAACAACAGCCTGGGCGCCGCCGGCATCGCCGGCGGCTGCAGCATCATGCCGCTGAAGATCGCCACGGCCACCGGCTCGATGACGCTGGCGGCCGCCGCCAACGCCCTGTACTTCGCGGCCGACAACGGCGCCGACATCGCCAGCATGAGCTTCGGCGCCGCGCTCACCAGCAATTCCGTGATGGACGCCGCCATCACCTATGCGAACAACGCGGGCGTGGTGATGTTTGCAGCCACCGGCAACGAGAATGCCTCGACCGTCAGCTACCCGGCCATCAACGCCCTGGTGATCGCCGTTGGCGCAGCCTCGCCGTGCGGTGACCGCAAGCGTTCCAGCAGTGCCGGTGCCGACCTGAACCCGGGCGTCTCCACCGACCCCAACGGCACCACCTGCGACGGCGAGCGCTGGTGGGGCTCGAACTACGGTCGCACCACCGTCGACCACGCGGGCGCCGTCGACCTCGTGGCCCCGACCATCCTTCCGACCACCGACATCTCGGGCAGCGGCGGCTACCAGCCCGGCGACTACGAGCCGTTCTTCAACGGCACCTCGTGCGCCACGCCCTACGCCGCCGGCGTGGCGGCGCTCGTGCGCGCGCAGAACCCGGGCTGGACGCCGGCGCAGGTGCGCGCGCGGCTGACCGGCACGGCCATCGACATCGTGAGCGTGGAATCGGTCGCGGGCTGGGACCGCTACACGGGGTACGGCCTGGTCGACGCGCAGGCGGCCGTCGGCGCTCCCGGCGACCTGCCG
The sequence above is drawn from the bacterium genome and encodes:
- a CDS encoding S8 family serine peptidase, which translates into the protein MTRSNRVPSASFPSAILVAALTFATLAPAARTAHAAPAPLRDYVPAQAGYRPQANPVATFAPGRVLIKFTPAALRQASFAAPADKGGAVAGARTGLASLDGLLRGAGVSRLERVLVNVADKAARAEAATDRWYAATVAADTDLPHLAEQLAADPNLEAVELDWYVFPATVPNDPNQAANWGHDNTAQLPAYGWGTTWNHTGAGVGTVGFDTNARYAWGGTQGYGNADVIIAIIDSGVDTAHPDLLRVPGYDFGSNDGNPHDEGAAAGHGTCCAGVAAAVANNSLGAAGIAGGCSIMPLKIATATGSMTLAAAANALYFAADNGADIASMSFGAALTSNSVMDAAITYANNAGVVMFAATGNENASTVSYPAINALVIAVGAASPCGDRKRSSSAGADLNPGVSTDPNGTTCDGERWWGSNYGRTTVDHAGAVDLVAPTILPTTDISGSGGYQPGDYEPFFNGTSCATPYAAGVAALVRAQNPGWTPAQVRARLTGTAIDIVSVESVAGWDRYTGYGLVDAQAAVGAPGDLPPLAAFATEPLRGCAPFNVTFTDQSTGPIDGRSWDFGDATTDTAAAPTHEYTVPGSFDVRLVVFGPGGADTLTVPGAVVVDGPVTADFTGDQSTGAGPLTVAFTDQSTGDAAGWLWDFGDGQTDTVQNPTHVYAHPGAYDVSLTVTGPCGDDVELKPGLVTVSGLSGVGDVAIARFGLDRNYPNPFNPVTTIAYSLGSPAHARLEIFDATGRLVEVLVDESRGAGRHTVDWQPDGRASGVYFARFAAEGRVATTRMVLLK
- a CDS encoding flippase; this translates as MTSTRTVARNTLYLTIGLFTGRILAIFVYRKMAPILGTDGMAIANLATDVSTIMLVIANYGLGTLITREVTRERTMTMPVMWAALKIRLGLAFLCFVGLYVYAVVSGFEQLERNALYIMGLGVFIEASAMACDAVLQAHDRVVSQMWGQIASAIAYFGLAWWWLDAGYGLMGVMWANVASRVVRLAVMVPLMLRGTGPWILNPPGRDLVKAAQSRGLLTLAWPIFLASTFGVLYYKIDTPLLRAIMDRDAVAVYTNGHRALDFLSYLPGLFATAMFPTLLRAAKDEGGMERVSERALRYLHLLVMPVTLLFMLAAEPVTMWLVKGEAGFTDSIRVFRVVIWGMPFIAATSVLNRMLYTAGRERSFVVIALVSLTFNLVVNVLAIPRYGYMGASVAVVASQAVSTLMHWYYIRRAGLQLPIMRSLFNATVALLATWICTSGLAQLLMPRWGTTWLALPIDAGVGPTFTVIGLAVLLYVPAVLLTRALTKADLPVMMSLVKRG